gaataataaattaaaaaacaaaaaaacagttctTGTAAGATATGTATAAGACAGGCTAAAACACAGTTTCAAGGCTGGTAACATGTCTCAGTGGTATAGCACACACTTATGGTGTGTGAGGCCCTTGGTTCAAATCTTGGCATCACAAAAAACTTtggtaaaaataagaaagagccaCGTTCTGAATTATGACATAAAATTGTACATCAAGTGTAAGTTAAATTTACACCTTAAatggtctgtttttgtttttgtttgtttgtttgttttttgtttttctgagacaggtttctctgtatagccctggctgtcctggaactcactctgtagaccaggctggccttgaactcagaaagctgcctgcctctgcctcccaagtgctgggattaaaggcgtgcaccaccactgcctggctcaactTAAATGTTATAGTATGCAATAAACGTTTACAATCTATTTCACATTCTTAGAAGTTAACTCATTTTGATGGGAATAATTTGGGAGGATCCTTTTATGTGCAAAATGGGTCAAACAATCTCATATTCGTTCATCTATACTCTTTCTTAAAAAACTATATTAAACACTgggctggtgagacggctcagtggttaaaaacactgactgctctcccaaaggtcctgagttcaaatcccagcaaccacatggtggctcacaaccatccataatgatatctgacgccctcttctggtgtgtctaaagatagctacagtgtacttacataaataaacaaacctttaaaaaaacaaagccaaaacaaaaaacctataaACACATAAATGCCAGGCTACAGAACCTATAATCTCAAGATGGTGTTTGAGAGCCactcatttataataaaaatgcctctgtgtgtgtgtgtgtgtgtgtgtgtgtgtagaggccagagctTGATGCCAGGTGTtttgggtctctcactgaacctgtgagcactttatccacagagccaaggttcctgtgtgtgtgtgtgtgtgtgtgtgtgtgttttaaaaagctTAATGaacaaaatatgtatatttcaaaCTGACATACCACATAAAAATCTATCTCATTGTCTCATTGTCCAACGAATTAGGTCCACTGTCTGCTATGATGGAGGGAAACAGATCTCTAAATTAGTGTAACAAGGCCATCACAGACGTCTGCTGAATCAATTTCTTACTAGGCACGTGAGTCACGGCTTGGGTAACGATATTGTAAGAGACCTATGCATATAATGTCTTCTTCTAATTGTCAGCTATAAACCAGAAATTATGGAATTTAGGATTATGAAGGATGGGAAGAATTTTCAGTCTTTAAATGCCTTTGCATTCTCATCCATATCTATTGCAAACACATGTATTGATGCTTCACTTATAAGCAGACAGCTTCTACTCCATGCTTCTAAAGGAATCCCCGAGGGAAGACTCCACATACGCACCTGTATCTCTCCTCTTGCAGAGTTTGAGAGATAAAGCCGTATTCCCTCTTAAACTGCACCTTCAGTGCCTCGATGTCCTCCGCCAGCTGGGTTTGGGTAACCTTGATCCCCCTCAGCTCTTCCAGGATCCTGGCAAGTTTCCTCTGACTGTCCATGGGGCTGGCTCCACCAGCGCCAAAGGACTGGTTCCCATTGCTGTCTGCTGAGCCGGATGTACCACTAGAACATTCGTCATCGCTGCCATACTTGGGTTTGTTCACGATGGTAGCACTGCCGCCGTAAGCCCTGGGGCTGGCTTCCGGCCTGAACTCCTCTAGGGAATTCTTCAAGTGAGCGATGTTGTCTGCGCTACCAAACTTATTCCGGATCAAGTTGGCAAACTCTCTGGACTTATTGAAGACAAACACGGGGGGCGTGAGGGAGACCCCTGGCATGCTCGATTTACTGCTCTCCAGGCAGTGGGGAGCAGTTCGAGATTTCACGTGGGCATCCTTCAGCGAGTGATGTATTTCCTTCAGGCTGTCTTTAGAAATGTCCTTTGAGCTTCTGGTCGCTCCATTCTGCTCAATCTCCCTGAGCTTTTTGTGGTACTGCTCTAACTTCTTCTGGAGCTGGGCGATGGAGTGGGCTGACTTCTGGTTCTTCTTCTCAAAGACCTGCTTGATTCGCCCGGCCTGCTGCTTGTCTGCGCTGCTGACCAGTTTCAGATATTCCGCAACATTCCCATCTCGGGACGTCTGCTCGATTTTTATCTGCTCTGTCACCTTTAAGATTTTTTGTTTCAGGCTGTCTGCATTGAGTTTGACCTTGTGGAAATCCAGGATGCCATCCGGGACATCGAAGTTGAGGTTGGTGTCTGACCCGCCTCGGCGTATGTTCAGGGGCAGGCTGAGGGTGTTCATGTCATGTCGTTCCACCTGGAAGAGACCGAGAACCAGATTGACACCTGAAGTGAATGAGACGCTCAGTGTGAGGGAACTGCCCACGTACACGTGGCACATCTCTTAAGGCCTAGATTTTCCAATGCTTGTGTCACAGGATGAACACTCTATGCTATCCTTCCAAGCTGAAGAAGGTGGGACAGCCCAACTCCATCCTGTATCTGTGTGATGTGAAATCACATCTCCAGCGCATCCAATCTGCTCTCTGTAGGTGGAAACTGTCAGTTGCCAGGGGAGAAGAAAATGCAGAACGGAATGAGGAAGCCAGTCAGTTCTGGTTTCCTGTGTGACTTGGGAAGCTTGCCATGACCCTCACTGTGTGCCTTATGACGAACAAGGCCCCTAATACAGGACTCAGTCATTTAACAAGACAAGGAAAAAAattggggggggagagggagggttaATCTAACAGACACATAcatcaagaaaattatttttctaatagaACCATTAAGCAGATGTGACAGAACTGTATGGTGCATGATTAACTTTGATAAGTGAATAATAAAATGGTATctctatatgaaaataaataattccaaacTACAAGCACAGtgattaaaataaatgaacagaagaTAGTAATATAGTCCAAATGCTGCGgtcatttaatacagttcctcatgctgtgctgaccccagccataaagttactttgttgctacttgaTAACTGTAACTGTGCTACCATTATGAAGTGTAATGTTAAGTACCCGATAGACAGTCCCAGACAGGTTGAAACCtgcaggctgagaactgctgtgATAATACAAAGCCGGCCAGACACCTGCTTTCACATTCACAGGCTGTCCAGACAAAAAAACCTACAAAGTAGCATCCAGCATCCTGGCCAGGGCTAGAAGTTTGTGCTCTACATGGAAGGGGCAGGACCAGCCCTTGCACAGAGTTTGCTGATGTGTTTATAGAGATTATCGTGTTTGATCCTTATTACTAAGCCAGGCATGAAACATGCTAAAGACACATACATGTAGCAATTGAGTGCAGTGGTTTGACGCCAAGCCTCCTCTCGCCCTATTATTCTGTCACCATCCTCAGAGGATGATAAATGAGCCATGGTAGAGCCTGAACACAATTGCAATTAGAATGTCTAATCTGAAACATCGCAGCTGTCAAGTTAACATCCCCTTGATAAGAATAATACCATTTACCCTATAGGAGACAAGGTGATGTCAGGCAGAAGTTACCTCTTCCCACCTTGTAAAGAACCAGGGATGTGGCAGCAAAAGGCTAGTAAGGGATTAAACAGACAGACCTCACAGTGTTTGAGTGAGCCAGACTCGATACAGACCACTTTCAACCTGAGCATGAAGTCTTTGCCACCATCCTAAATCCTGCCTATAGGACGTGCCTTAAGAGGGGAGACTACCGTAGGCAGAGGTTGACCAGTAGGCCCCTTGGTGTCTAAGTTTGTTGGTATTTTCTCGTACCCCCCTCTTCCCACACACAGTTGCCATGAAGCAGACTCTTTCTTGCTGCTTTATCTAGCGGGGAGGTCATCATGAAGGAGCATGCAAGTCAGGCTGAAAGGAAATAGACACAGGTCACTGTGAGACTCGACGGCAAGGTATTTGAGGAGGACAGAGGGGCCATGTCTGTGCTTGGTCAGGAAGAAGGAGTGTCAGGTACACGGAGATCTTCAGGTGTGTCCAGGAGGGTGGTCACAGAGAGCTCACAGAAGCTATGTGCCCGTGGCTCGTTACTGGACAGGAACAGCAATGGGTCCAAAtgagaacaaggaaaagaaatacaCCAAACCTAGAAAATGCTGATTTGAGACAGACAGGGTAATTCATGGTTGGCTGTTCAGCCAGTGAGGCTGGAAACCATGTTTCTCTGGAGGTACCAGAGCTGACCACACCTCCGAAGAACCGAGTTCCTAAGGCCTCCCGGTTGAAATCACACTACCCAGCCCCAGCGAGGCCCCAGATTGCCTTTCGAGCCTCAGCTGCAGTTGGGAGATGCCACTTAGCCTAAGTGGGCTGGTTGGCAGTGAGTGGAGAATGGGAGCATCCTCTGTTTTTTCTCACAGTGCCCCCCACTTGTGCTCCTCActtgtctatgtgtgtgctttGGAGAGCCACTCCaacgcctcccctccccccccccccagctttccCAGTGCTGGCAGAAGCCGCTTCTTCCTGCCCACCTTCTATTGCCCTGGGATCATGTGGTCCTGCTTACTCTGTCTTACTGCTCCTCTCGGCACTTTCACTACCCGTCTTCTGCAGGACAGGGACATGAGAGAGATGATGTCACAGTTGTACCTAGCCTCGGCCAGCACTTCCTTTATTCTCAAAGGGTTGTCCACAACTGATCAACCAGAGTGACATCATTCTTTATTTCAAGAGGTCTACCCTGAAGTCATTCAAGATACCGATGaacagaataaacaaaacaacaaaacaaaacaacaaaacaaaacaaaacatagccTCATGTTCTGGCGCTGTAGCCATGACAATTCTAGACAGAGTTGTTTCCTAGTTTCCATGCTGTTCCAAATAGACTCCACTGAGAAGAAAGCTGAGTACCATTGTCTGacaatatacacaaacacaaataaggaCTTTCCGTCTTTAAGTGAAGTATAGCTTACACTCAGGAAAGATCTCAGTATGTAAATAAGTATAAAACATGATTAGCATTTACAGTCTGAACACACTGTGTAACTacacagagctacacaaagaggaggagaagcacTCCTGGACCCCGTCAATCACAGCTACACTACCCTTCCCTCCAGGGGAATACAAACAGTGTCCATTAGTTTGGCCTATTTACACAATGTTcttgtcaattttttttctttaatgagcaGCTTGTTCTAGCCCTCTTAGAACTGCAATTTGAATATAagatcaaatacacacacacatacaccatacctcaattgacattattttgttttagaactGCTATGTTTGAAGAGAAAGGTTTCACGGTTTACCTGGCAAACCCATCAGGAAGTCACCGACTGCTCATCTTTCTTCTTCGGGTCTCCCTACCCCTGAGCTGGTCAGCCACCCAGGCGGTGCCAATGTCGTGAGTGAGCCAGCTCTCCTAAAGACTGCAGGTCCCAGGCAGCCTTATATACAGAGACCTGTTTACTCCCAGGAGGCTAATTGACTTTTGCCTTACTTTAAAGTTGTTAACAATGCTTGGCATGTCCTCAAGACTCTAGGCTGGGGAGAGAAACGGTGCTTAAAGCTCAAGTCAGTCCGTCTTACTGCCTGTCAGTAAATCTCAGGTGCACGTGTTTGAAGAGCAACAGAATTGTTGCGGGTGCATATTTCGGATTTTTATATGAAGCCTGATCATTGCACAGATAAGCAAGGGCCAGGTATACATTGCCCAACGCCCACAGATCCCCTGGTGACAACTGAGACAAAGGGGTATGTGTGAGGAAGAGAGCTGAGCCCTCTCTGTTTTGTTTATCTTGGAACTGATGCCCACCCCTGGAAGGTGCAACAGGCTCTCGGAGTTAGGCAGCAGCGGGGAGGGGGGTGTCAGAGGTTCCCAGAGCACCTGTAGTCAGCATACATGTGGACTGTGTGCACGAGGGAATGTGGGCGTGTTCCCACACTGTATTAACTAACTACATGTTTTTGGATAAACTGAGCCAGATTTGTGGGATTCTATCACTCGATCTGTAGAAGAGGGGGACAGGAAACAGAGTGAATACCGTATAATTTGAGGAGGTACAGCATACTACAAACTGTGAAGCTGCCAACACAGAGTCCGGACCGAGGGCTCTGGAGGCAGACTTCACCTCCATCCTCGTTATCATGGTTCCTAGAGACTAGCCTAGCCGTGGGCTCCTCCTCTGCAGACAGGCATGAAGACTCTTTAAAGAAGGGCTGGGGAGCTGATGACTGGGAAGAGAGGCTGCTCTTCATGCATGAGGACAGGAGTTTAAAGCCCTCGACCCAGATAAAAGTTGGGGTATTGCACCTATGACCTCAGTGCCACGGTGAGTATGGATTCCAGTCTTGCTTCAGGTTTAGTGAAAGACCCTGACTCAAGGTATTTAGGAGGAGATAAATGAACAGGACACCCAAGGTTCTCCtctggtgtatacacacacacacacacagcagacagacacacatacatatacatacatacatacatacatacatactacacacacatatacacaaagacagagatatagacacagatacagagacacacacagacacaaacacacagagacacgcatatacaaacagacacacagatagagacacacacatacacaggcacacagacatatacaccaacacacacagagacatacacagacacacatagacatacacagatacacagacatacatagacacacatagacacacacacatagacacacacacacacacacacacagacacacatatacactcgtAAGATTCTCCACTGTAAAGAGCAAATAGATAACAAAGAGCTACAGGATCCTGGCACCCAGAGTGGCTTCAGTTGGTGTTTCCTGTCACCAtcctaatttcatttaaaaacatatctttatgtaaaaggtgaaagaaaaacaagcaaccaTTGTACTAACAACGGCTATTTTTGCAACACGGGGTTATAAGGGTTCATCTTATTATGCTTCTTctgtatttagaaaaatatagCCAATGCAACATTGTTTTGGCAGGAAGagctgttgtttttaaaaacGATGGCTGACGTTTCCAGCCCTCCCACGACGACCTGGCTGCTATTCCTTGGATAAAAGGCAGAGCCCCAACATCCCAGCGAAATACCGCTGCTAATTGTGTTTTCTTCCGGCAGCAGAGACGTTTCCACTGTCACCTCAATGTTCTAGAACAAAGGCCGAGGAAAAGGCTAAGCCCTGGACAGACGTCAAAACCCAaccctgagtcatctctgcatCGACTCGGGCCTCCTGCAAGGTGCCCCAAGGTAACTCACATCCACCCTGAAGTCTGGCACAGTGTGGTCCTTCCCGGTGAGCTCAGAGCACACCGCTTGGGCTTGCTGCTCCCCAGTGACACTtgtccccacccctgcctcctacAGGGAGAGAACAAGATGTTCACGGACACTCTGAAATCCCAGGCGACACACCGGAAAGGAGAGGGGGCTTCTGCGACCCACTAGGACTGACGTGTTGCTTGCTCATCAGAGGTGCATGTACCACTGCAGAGGCGGCAGACCCATAGCTGGAAGGAAAGCCATCGATTGTGGTTCTGCTGTCATGGCTGTGGTCACAGCCTCACAGTCATACGTTTTTTGGAAAGTAGGttgttagaggtgaggccacgcTACGTTCTTGGCCCCTTCTGCACCTGACAGTTCCCTTTCTGCTCACAACAGGTTTCCTTTCTGCTCCTCTACCTTGTTCTGATTCtcactgggggtggggctcaCCAGTAGGATGCTGGTGCCGGGCCATTTGGACCCTTGATCCCTCCGTTATCATGAACCAGATACATCTCTTTGTAAGTTAGTCAGCATTCCCTTATAGCAATGGATAACGGGCTAAGATATTCCTAAGGGACAGGGCGTGAGGCTTAGAACTGGCAGAGATCCAGAGAGTTCAGAACAACAGATAGTTAACAGCCTGCTTTGTCCCAAGGCCAGACTCAACAGACCTTCGCTCACAGAAAGGTAGCCTGTATTCGGGCATATAAGGAAAGGGGCGGGTCCTTCCCACAGGCAGCCACTTCCACTACAAAGGATATTTCGGAACACCTAAGGGTGTACATTCACACACAGGCCACAAAGACAACATGGTCAGAACGCAAGAGTTTTGGGGGaggagtggggatggggggtAGGGCTTGTGGCTTGCGGCCAGGGGGAGGGGCTTGTGGCCAGGGGAGGGGCTTGCGGCCAGGGGAGGGGCTTGCGGCCAGGGGAGGGGCTTGCAGCCAGGGGAGGGGCTTGTGGCCAGGGGAGGGGCTTGTGGCCAGGGGAGGGGCTTGTGGCCAGGGGAGGGGCTTGCAGCCAGGGGAGGGGCTTGTGGCCAGGGGAGGGGCTTGAGGCCAGGTATCTCTTCACCCTTAACTGATTTTGTTGTCACTCATTGTAGCTGACTTCTATGTCTCCAGGTCTAGAGTCAGGGCTATTCCCACAGTGTGCCA
The sequence above is drawn from the Apodemus sylvaticus chromosome 20, mApoSyl1.1, whole genome shotgun sequence genome and encodes:
- the Tmcc3 gene encoding transmembrane and coiled-coil domain protein 3 isoform X1 encodes the protein MPGSDTALTVDRTYSDPGRHHRCKSRVERHDMNTLSLPLNIRRGGSDTNLNFDVPDGILDFHKVKLNADSLKQKILKVTEQIKIEQTSRDGNVAEYLKLVSSADKQQAGRIKQVFEKKNQKSAHSIAQLQKKLEQYHKKLREIEQNGATRSSKDISKDSLKEIHHSLKDAHVKSRTAPHCLESSKSSMPGVSLTPPVFVFNKSREFANLIRNKFGSADNIAHLKNSLEEFRPEASPRAYGGSATIVNKPKYGSDDECSSGTSGSADSNGNQSFGAGGASPMDSQRKLARILEELRGIKVTQTQLAEDIEALKVQFKREYGFISQTLQEERYRYERLEDQLHDLTELHQHETANLKQELASAEEKVAYQAYERSRDIQEALESCQTRVSKLELHQQEQQTLQTDAVNAKVLLGKCINVVLAFMTVILVCVSTLAKFVSPMMKSRSHILGTFFAVTLLAIFCKNWDHILCAIERIIIPR
- the Tmcc3 gene encoding transmembrane and coiled-coil domain protein 3 isoform X2, with protein sequence MMLMRKEGMKVERHDMNTLSLPLNIRRGGSDTNLNFDVPDGILDFHKVKLNADSLKQKILKVTEQIKIEQTSRDGNVAEYLKLVSSADKQQAGRIKQVFEKKNQKSAHSIAQLQKKLEQYHKKLREIEQNGATRSSKDISKDSLKEIHHSLKDAHVKSRTAPHCLESSKSSMPGVSLTPPVFVFNKSREFANLIRNKFGSADNIAHLKNSLEEFRPEASPRAYGGSATIVNKPKYGSDDECSSGTSGSADSNGNQSFGAGGASPMDSQRKLARILEELRGIKVTQTQLAEDIEALKVQFKREYGFISQTLQEERYRYERLEDQLHDLTELHQHETANLKQELASAEEKVAYQAYERSRDIQEALESCQTRVSKLELHQQEQQTLQTDAVNAKVLLGKCINVVLAFMTVILVCVSTLAKFVSPMMKSRSHILGTFFAVTLLAIFCKNWDHILCAIERIIIPR
- the Tmcc3 gene encoding transmembrane and coiled-coil domain protein 3 isoform X3; translated protein: MNTLSLPLNIRRGGSDTNLNFDVPDGILDFHKVKLNADSLKQKILKVTEQIKIEQTSRDGNVAEYLKLVSSADKQQAGRIKQVFEKKNQKSAHSIAQLQKKLEQYHKKLREIEQNGATRSSKDISKDSLKEIHHSLKDAHVKSRTAPHCLESSKSSMPGVSLTPPVFVFNKSREFANLIRNKFGSADNIAHLKNSLEEFRPEASPRAYGGSATIVNKPKYGSDDECSSGTSGSADSNGNQSFGAGGASPMDSQRKLARILEELRGIKVTQTQLAEDIEALKVQFKREYGFISQTLQEERYRYERLEDQLHDLTELHQHETANLKQELASAEEKVAYQAYERSRDIQEALESCQTRVSKLELHQQEQQTLQTDAVNAKVLLGKCINVVLAFMTVILVCVSTLAKFVSPMMKSRSHILGTFFAVTLLAIFCKNWDHILCAIERIIIPR